In Patulibacter sp. SYSU D01012, a single window of DNA contains:
- a CDS encoding DUF3037 domain-containing protein → MLARPDAPEASTGAPEVFQYAILRVVPCLERGEGLNVGVVLHARRHRFLGLRSHLDRERLRALDPGLDLDAVAAHLDGMRRVAEGDPDAGAVARMDRSDRFGWLAAPSNTILQPSPVHTGLCADAPAALDALLTRLVLPRGA, encoded by the coding sequence GTGCTCGCACGGCCTGACGCGCCCGAGGCGTCGACGGGCGCGCCCGAGGTCTTCCAATACGCCATCCTGCGCGTCGTCCCGTGCCTGGAGCGGGGCGAAGGGCTGAACGTCGGCGTCGTCCTGCACGCCCGGCGCCACCGCTTCCTGGGCCTGCGCTCCCACCTGGACCGCGAGCGGCTGCGCGCCCTCGACCCCGGCCTGGACCTGGACGCCGTCGCCGCCCACCTCGACGGGATGCGCCGCGTCGCCGAGGGGGACCCGGACGCCGGCGCGGTGGCGCGGATGGACCGCTCGGACCGCTTCGGCTGGCTCGCCGCCCCCTCGAACACGATCCTGCAGCCGTCGCCCGTCCACACCGGGCTCTGCGCCGACGCGCCGGCGGCGCTCGACGCGCTCCTGACCCGGCTCGTCCTGCCGCGCGGCGCCTGA
- a CDS encoding FKBP-type peptidyl-prolyl cis-trans isomerase, whose amino-acid sequence MHLSRLAPVPLLVLALAAAGCGDETTAADIRKSDTEHVAGAEGGGSTTTVGVDALSRAISTDLDTEPKIVKVSGEPPTTLVKKDIVQGDGAEAKVGDTVEVRYSLVVWGDDQKVDSSWDRTPNSTSFPLEEGGLIDGWIKGVPGMKVGGRRLLVVPPEQGYGAQGTPDGSVPPNSTLIFVIDLVKTGQGG is encoded by the coding sequence ATGCACCTGAGCCGCCTGGCCCCCGTCCCCCTGCTGGTGCTCGCGCTCGCGGCCGCCGGCTGCGGCGACGAGACCACCGCCGCCGACATCCGCAAGAGCGACACGGAGCACGTCGCCGGCGCCGAGGGCGGCGGCAGCACGACGACCGTCGGCGTCGACGCGCTCTCCCGCGCGATCTCGACGGACCTGGACACCGAGCCGAAGATCGTCAAGGTCAGCGGCGAGCCGCCCACGACCCTCGTCAAGAAGGACATCGTCCAGGGCGACGGCGCCGAGGCGAAGGTCGGCGACACCGTCGAGGTGCGCTACTCCCTCGTCGTCTGGGGCGACGACCAGAAGGTCGACTCGTCCTGGGACCGCACGCCCAACTCCACGTCGTTCCCGCTCGAGGAGGGCGGCCTGATCGACGGCTGGATCAAGGGCGTCCCCGGCATGAAGGTCGGCGGCCGGCGCCTGCTCGTCGTCCCGCCGGAGCAGGGGTACGGCGCGCAGGGCACCCCGGACGGCTCCGTGCCGCCCAACTCGACGCTGATCTTCGTCATCGACCTCGTCAAGACGGGGCAGGGCGGCTGA
- a CDS encoding cupin domain-containing protein, with amino-acid sequence MTADPNLLTDALPEWRPGVRLLAVGAAAGAERLGATAYELGPGAQAAPYHLHHGQEELLVVLSGTPELRTPAGTRRLVAGAVVAFPAGPDGAHRLRNDADEPCRYLVVGTTALPEVVEYPDTGTVLALTGPAAGHAWRAGSDVAYAEAVGEALAAEAR; translated from the coding sequence ATGACCGCTGATCCGAACCTGCTCACCGACGCGCTGCCCGAGTGGCGCCCCGGCGTCCGGCTGCTCGCCGTCGGCGCGGCGGCCGGAGCCGAGCGGCTCGGCGCGACCGCGTACGAGCTGGGCCCCGGCGCCCAGGCCGCGCCGTACCACCTGCACCACGGGCAGGAGGAGCTGCTCGTCGTCCTCTCCGGCACGCCCGAGCTGCGCACGCCCGCCGGCACGCGGCGCCTGGTCGCCGGCGCGGTCGTGGCGTTCCCGGCGGGGCCGGACGGGGCGCACCGGCTGCGCAACGACGCGGACGAGCCGTGCCGCTACCTCGTGGTCGGCACCACGGCGCTCCCCGAGGTCGTCGAGTACCCCGACACCGGCACGGTCCTGGCGCTGACCGGCCCGGCCGCCGGTCACGCCTGGCGGGCGGGCAGCGACGTCGCCTACGCGGAGGCCGTCGGCGAGGCGCTCGCCGCGGAGGCGCGCTGA
- a CDS encoding SRPBCC family protein, which yields MSGLGGSATGEIDAPIERVWATLTEIETIPEWQKGITNVEALERDADGQVALANVTADAKVKELTVKTRFTRQAPTRLSWKVEAGDVKTLDGQWTLEDLGDGRTRATYEIEVDPGRMLRMLVRGAVEDAVRERLVTHRPAELAARVAARG from the coding sequence GTGTCAGGACTGGGTGGCTCGGCGACGGGCGAGATCGACGCGCCGATCGAGCGCGTGTGGGCGACGCTGACGGAGATCGAGACGATCCCGGAGTGGCAGAAGGGCATCACGAACGTCGAGGCCCTGGAGCGCGACGCGGACGGCCAGGTCGCGCTGGCGAACGTCACGGCGGACGCGAAGGTCAAGGAGCTGACGGTGAAGACCCGCTTCACGCGGCAGGCCCCGACGCGGCTGAGCTGGAAGGTCGAGGCGGGCGACGTGAAGACGCTCGACGGCCAGTGGACGCTCGAGGACCTGGGCGACGGCCGCACGCGCGCGACGTACGAGATCGAGGTCGACCCCGGCCGGATGCTGCGGATGCTCGTCCGCGGCGCGGTCGAGGACGCGGTGCGCGAGCGCCTGGTGACGCACCGCCCGGCCGAGCTGGCCGCGCGCGTCGCCGCCCGGGGCTGA